One Microbacterium trichothecenolyticum DNA window includes the following coding sequences:
- a CDS encoding glycosyltransferase, with protein MTTSATPADHPTPADSSDADAVPEPVPGADVPPDRPLTILIGADTFAPHVNGAARFAERLAAGLVARGHDVHVSAPSAGRGNAGTGTEVIEGEPMTMHRLPAYRFLPHDWLTFVLPWRSKHYARRVLDDVKPDVVHIQSHIVIGRGLAREARKRGIPVVATNHVMAENILDFTTLPDALDRVLVKLAWADAARTFAMTRAVTTPTRRAADFLESTIDISGVIPISCGIDRSNYSPDLTPRDANRLLFVGRLTTEKHIDVVLAALAKLDPALEVSFDIVGGGDQRAKLEALAQQLGVAERVTFHGHASEDDLRALYSRASVFVIASIAELQSIATMEAMASGLPIVAANAVALPHLVHDGENGYLFTPGDADEAAARLTDVLTASADERLRMQQASLDAVAVHDITRTLDTFEALYRGRPLPE; from the coding sequence GTGACCACTTCTGCGACGCCCGCCGACCATCCCACGCCCGCCGACTCGTCCGACGCGGATGCCGTCCCCGAGCCGGTTCCCGGAGCCGACGTCCCGCCCGACCGTCCGCTGACCATCCTCATCGGCGCCGACACCTTCGCCCCGCACGTGAACGGCGCAGCCCGTTTCGCGGAGCGGCTCGCGGCCGGACTCGTCGCTCGCGGTCACGACGTGCACGTCTCCGCGCCCAGCGCCGGCCGCGGCAACGCCGGCACCGGAACCGAGGTCATCGAGGGGGAGCCGATGACGATGCATCGCCTCCCCGCCTACCGTTTCCTTCCCCACGACTGGCTCACCTTCGTCCTGCCGTGGAGGTCGAAGCACTACGCCCGCCGCGTGCTCGACGACGTCAAGCCCGACGTGGTGCACATCCAGTCCCACATCGTCATCGGCCGCGGTCTCGCACGCGAGGCGCGCAAGCGCGGCATCCCGGTCGTGGCCACCAATCACGTGATGGCCGAGAACATCCTCGACTTCACCACGTTGCCCGACGCCCTCGACCGCGTCTTGGTCAAGCTCGCCTGGGCCGACGCCGCGCGCACCTTCGCGATGACGCGCGCCGTCACCACCCCCACGCGAAGGGCAGCCGACTTCCTCGAGTCGACGATCGACATCAGCGGCGTCATCCCCATCTCCTGCGGGATCGACCGGTCGAACTACTCGCCCGATCTCACGCCGCGCGACGCCAACCGCCTGCTCTTCGTCGGGCGTCTGACGACCGAGAAGCACATCGACGTGGTGCTCGCCGCCCTCGCCAAGCTCGACCCGGCGCTCGAGGTCAGCTTCGACATCGTCGGCGGTGGCGACCAGCGCGCGAAGCTCGAGGCGCTGGCGCAGCAGCTCGGTGTCGCGGAGCGCGTCACGTTCCACGGCCACGCGTCCGAGGACGACCTGCGCGCGCTGTACTCCCGCGCGAGCGTGTTCGTGATCGCCTCGATCGCCGAGTTGCAGTCGATCGCCACGATGGAGGCCATGGCATCCGGTCTGCCCATCGTCGCCGCCAACGCCGTCGCCCTCCCGCACCTCGTGCACGACGGAGAGAACGGTTACCTCTTCACCCCCGGTGACGCCGACGAGGCCGCGGCGCGCCTGACCGACGTGCTCACCGCGTCCGCCGACGAGCGGCTCCGCATGCAGCAGGCGTCGCTCGACGCCGTGGCCGTGCACGACATCACCCGCACGCTCGACACGTTCGAGGCTCTGTACCGCGGTCGCCCCCTCCCGGAGTAA
- a CDS encoding GlxA family transcriptional regulator, with amino-acid sequence MRSVAVVIQPGFAPFEFGLACEAFGLDRSDDGIPNFDFRIVSPDPGVVPSNIGFSVNVELGLDAAEDVDILILAPVPRTTWDAIDPRVIDTVRAAHVRGAWLLSVCSGAFVIAAAGVLDGKRATTHWRYADTMSRMYPRIDVDPDVLYVQSDNIITSAGTAAGLDASLHLLRQELGSELTNRIARRMVVSPQRDGGQAQFIASPLPIDSSLSLAPVTEWMLQNLDAELSVERLAARAHMSPRTFARRFKADLGATPAAWLARQRLLHAQRLLEETDLGLDRIASECGFGSAAVLRQNFARTMGLTPTAYRARFSCAGSSESAPLALPLASEPVPA; translated from the coding sequence ATGCGCTCGGTCGCCGTTGTCATCCAGCCCGGGTTCGCGCCCTTCGAGTTCGGTCTCGCGTGCGAGGCGTTCGGCCTCGATCGCAGCGACGACGGCATCCCCAATTTCGACTTCCGCATCGTGTCGCCCGACCCCGGGGTCGTGCCGTCGAACATCGGGTTCTCGGTCAATGTCGAGCTCGGTCTCGACGCCGCCGAAGACGTCGACATCCTCATCCTCGCTCCCGTGCCGCGGACGACGTGGGATGCCATCGACCCCCGCGTGATCGACACGGTGCGTGCCGCCCACGTCCGCGGTGCGTGGTTGCTGAGCGTGTGCAGTGGAGCGTTCGTCATCGCGGCGGCGGGGGTTCTCGACGGCAAGCGTGCGACCACGCACTGGCGCTACGCCGACACCATGAGCCGCATGTATCCGCGCATCGATGTCGATCCCGATGTGCTGTACGTGCAGTCCGACAACATCATCACGAGCGCCGGCACGGCCGCGGGGCTCGACGCGTCGCTGCACCTGCTGCGCCAAGAGCTCGGCTCCGAGCTGACCAACCGCATCGCTCGGCGCATGGTCGTCTCCCCGCAGCGCGACGGGGGGCAGGCGCAGTTCATCGCCTCGCCTCTCCCGATCGACTCCTCGCTGTCGCTCGCCCCGGTGACGGAGTGGATGCTGCAGAACCTGGATGCCGAGCTCTCGGTCGAACGCCTCGCCGCACGCGCCCACATGTCACCGCGCACCTTCGCCCGACGCTTCAAGGCCGACCTGGGTGCGACGCCCGCGGCCTGGCTCGCGCGCCAGCGCCTGCTGCACGCCCAGCGCCTGCTGGAGGAGACCGACCTGGGTCTCGACCGCATCGCGTCGGAGTGCGGCTTCGGATCGGCGGCGGTCCTGCGCCAGAACTTCGCCCGCACGATGGGGCTGACCCCGACCGCGTACCGCGCCCGGTTCTCGTGCGCGGGTTCGAGCGAATCGGCACCGCTCGCCCTGCCGCTCGCGTCCGAACCGGTTCCCGCCTGA
- a CDS encoding glycosyltransferase — translation MHVAMFADQHLESLGGAQVSMRLQKRFLERAGHIVTVVAPRMHRPAPDDTAYLDLPSIAITPDREYALTWPGARTDRFLDAEMGARLPVDVVHVQADFWGAFIGHRYAVRHGLPVVHTMHNRVDVGIEATAPFPGLVLRVLNAWARRTLPREAARQQCSASSGDGWAYLRRLAALSRAVTAPSGHFARRLERHGVADAVDVIWNGIDDDVLDAALAAGPAVRRPGRPRFVWLGRMSPEKRLLPFLEAVADAGIDAEIEIIGGGGQLREARRLIERRAPAASVVFSGRLPYAETLRRIADADAVVQTSIGFETQGMTVFEAASLGTPAVVSDPDIAAELGAGTWVVEDATVAALAAALRRAATDIASGSPVVPDPTVAERFRQSSRTAAMVAVYQRAVTAGR, via the coding sequence GTGCACGTCGCGATGTTCGCCGACCAGCACCTCGAGTCACTGGGTGGGGCGCAGGTGTCGATGCGGCTGCAGAAGCGCTTCCTCGAGCGAGCGGGCCACATCGTCACGGTCGTGGCGCCCCGCATGCACCGCCCCGCGCCCGACGACACGGCGTACCTCGACTTGCCGTCGATCGCGATCACGCCCGATCGCGAGTATGCGCTCACCTGGCCGGGCGCCCGCACCGACCGGTTTCTCGATGCCGAGATGGGAGCGCGCCTGCCCGTCGACGTCGTGCACGTACAGGCCGATTTCTGGGGCGCGTTCATCGGACACCGCTATGCCGTGCGTCACGGCCTGCCCGTGGTGCACACGATGCACAACCGCGTCGACGTCGGCATCGAAGCGACGGCGCCGTTTCCCGGTCTCGTCCTGCGGGTGCTGAACGCCTGGGCGCGGCGGACGCTGCCCCGGGAGGCGGCCAGGCAGCAGTGCTCCGCGTCGAGCGGCGACGGCTGGGCCTACCTCCGCCGCCTCGCCGCGCTGTCGCGCGCCGTCACCGCCCCCTCCGGCCACTTCGCTCGCCGACTCGAGCGGCATGGTGTCGCCGACGCCGTCGACGTGATCTGGAACGGCATCGACGACGACGTGCTCGACGCCGCGCTCGCCGCGGGGCCTGCGGTGCGTCGGCCGGGCCGTCCGCGGTTCGTCTGGCTCGGGCGCATGAGCCCCGAGAAGCGGCTGCTGCCGTTCCTGGAGGCCGTCGCGGACGCGGGCATCGACGCCGAGATCGAGATCATCGGCGGCGGCGGTCAGCTGCGCGAGGCGCGGAGGCTGATCGAGCGCCGCGCGCCCGCGGCATCCGTCGTCTTCTCCGGTCGGTTGCCGTACGCCGAGACCCTGCGGCGCATCGCCGACGCCGACGCCGTTGTCCAGACCTCGATCGGGTTCGAGACCCAAGGGATGACGGTCTTCGAGGCTGCGTCCCTGGGTACTCCCGCGGTGGTCAGCGATCCCGACATCGCCGCCGAGCTGGGTGCGGGCACGTGGGTGGTCGAAGATGCCACGGTCGCCGCCCTCGCCGCAGCGCTGCGCCGCGCGGCCACCGATATCGCCAGCGGCTCGCCGGTCGTACCCGACCCCACCGTCGCGGAGCGCTTCCGCCAGTCGTCGCGGACGGCCGCGATGGTCGCGGTGTACCAGCGGGCGGTCACGGCGGGGCGCTGA
- a CDS encoding ABC transporter ATP-binding protein, which yields MSTPDALTEEERAELELAEQARLNSGDWDSVAPGKAAAFGPSFRRLIGLLRPHTAAFAFVSVLGALGVVLTVLAPRVLGDATNIVFEGLVSRGLAAQFPAGTSQAEVVQALRAGGQGDMANVVAAMNGFQVGAGVDFDALRVIIVTVLAIYVGSSLLSWIQGYVINVIMVRTMWRLREDVEAKINRLPLSYFDKVQRGELISRVTNDIDNITQTMQQSLSSALTSVLTVVGVLIMMFTISWQLALVALVSIPLMAVIFGVIGPQSQRAFGEQWKKVGRLNARVEESFSGHALVKVYGREKDAREQFEVENEELFQASFRAQFLSGMIMPGMMFIGNLTYVGIAVLGGLMVAGGHLRLGDVQAFIQYAQQFTQPLSQLGGMAAVVQSGTASAERVFALLDADEQEPDAPDAPLPADGRGVIEFEHVRFSYTPEHPLIRGLSFRVEPGQTVAIVGPTGAGKTTLVNLIMRFYEPDGGRILLDGQNIADMRRDDVRSRTGMVLQDPWLFAGTIRDNIRYGRESATDDEIVEAAVATRVDQFVHSLPEGYETVLDEDAANVSAGEKQLITIARAFVARPSVLILDEATSSVDTRTELLLQQAMAALREGRTSFVIAHRLSTIRDADLILVMEHGDIVEQGTHDELIAAEGAYHRLYRSQFEQAAADLDDAGVDAASTGGPTTQRPAPAVDDAVVVTALAAAAPEVTAPAGVDGPPHPAHGAPSPDPRPGEQR from the coding sequence ATGAGCACCCCCGATGCCCTCACCGAAGAAGAGCGCGCCGAGCTCGAACTCGCCGAGCAGGCGCGGCTGAACTCGGGGGACTGGGACAGTGTGGCGCCCGGCAAGGCCGCCGCTTTCGGTCCGAGTTTTCGCCGGCTGATCGGCCTGCTGCGACCGCACACGGCGGCGTTCGCTTTCGTCTCCGTCCTCGGCGCCCTCGGCGTGGTCCTGACCGTTCTCGCCCCGCGCGTGCTCGGCGATGCGACGAACATCGTGTTCGAGGGGCTGGTCTCACGCGGACTCGCCGCCCAGTTCCCCGCCGGCACCTCTCAGGCCGAGGTGGTCCAGGCGCTGCGCGCGGGCGGGCAGGGCGACATGGCCAACGTCGTCGCGGCGATGAACGGCTTCCAGGTGGGCGCGGGCGTCGACTTCGACGCCCTCCGCGTGATCATCGTGACCGTGCTGGCGATCTACGTCGGATCGTCGCTGCTGTCATGGATCCAGGGCTACGTCATCAACGTGATCATGGTGCGCACAATGTGGCGTCTGCGCGAAGACGTCGAGGCGAAGATCAACCGCCTGCCGCTGTCGTACTTCGACAAGGTGCAGCGCGGCGAGCTCATCTCACGCGTCACCAACGACATCGACAACATCACGCAGACCATGCAGCAGTCGCTCTCGAGCGCGCTGACCTCGGTGCTCACGGTCGTGGGCGTGCTCATCATGATGTTCACCATCTCGTGGCAGCTGGCGTTGGTCGCGCTCGTGTCGATCCCGCTCATGGCGGTGATCTTCGGGGTCATCGGGCCCCAGTCGCAGAGGGCGTTCGGCGAGCAGTGGAAGAAGGTCGGGCGTCTCAACGCGCGTGTCGAGGAGTCGTTCTCGGGCCACGCGCTGGTCAAGGTCTACGGCCGCGAGAAAGACGCCCGCGAGCAGTTCGAGGTCGAGAACGAAGAACTCTTCCAGGCGAGCTTCCGGGCCCAGTTCCTCTCGGGCATGATCATGCCCGGCATGATGTTCATCGGGAACCTCACCTACGTCGGTATCGCGGTGCTGGGCGGTCTCATGGTCGCGGGCGGGCACCTCCGCCTGGGCGACGTGCAAGCCTTCATCCAGTACGCGCAACAGTTCACGCAGCCCCTGTCACAGCTGGGCGGCATGGCCGCTGTCGTGCAGTCGGGCACCGCCTCGGCCGAGCGCGTGTTCGCGCTGCTCGACGCCGATGAGCAGGAGCCCGACGCCCCCGACGCCCCGCTCCCCGCCGACGGTCGCGGCGTCATCGAGTTCGAGCATGTGCGCTTCTCGTACACGCCCGAGCACCCGCTCATCCGCGGCCTGTCATTCCGCGTCGAGCCGGGGCAGACGGTCGCGATCGTCGGCCCGACGGGAGCGGGCAAGACCACGCTGGTCAACCTCATCATGCGGTTCTACGAACCCGACGGCGGCCGCATCCTGCTCGATGGGCAGAACATCGCCGACATGCGTCGTGACGATGTGCGCTCGCGTACCGGCATGGTGCTGCAAGACCCGTGGTTGTTCGCCGGCACGATCCGCGACAACATCCGCTACGGGCGCGAGAGTGCCACCGACGACGAGATCGTCGAGGCCGCCGTGGCCACCCGCGTCGACCAGTTCGTGCATTCGTTGCCCGAGGGCTACGAGACGGTGCTCGACGAAGACGCCGCGAACGTCTCAGCCGGCGAGAAGCAGCTCATCACGATCGCGCGGGCATTCGTCGCCCGCCCGTCGGTGCTCATCCTCGACGAGGCCACGTCGTCGGTCGACACCCGCACCGAGCTGTTGCTGCAGCAGGCGATGGCGGCGCTGCGCGAAGGACGCACGTCGTTCGTGATCGCCCACCGCCTGTCCACGATTCGCGACGCCGATCTGATCCTCGTCATGGAACACGGCGACATCGTCGAGCAGGGCACGCACGACGAGTTGATCGCCGCCGAGGGTGCGTACCACCGCCTCTATCGTTCGCAGTTCGAACAGGCCGCCGCCGACCTCGACGACGCCGGCGTCGACGCCGCCTCGACCGGCGGGCCGACGACCCAGCGGCCGGCGCCCGCCGTCGACGACGCCGTGGTGGTCACGGCTCTGGCTGCCGCGGCACCCGAGGTGACGGCGCCGGCCGGCGTCGACGGCCCGCCCCACCCCGCCCACGGGGCACCCTCACCCGACCCCCGGCCCGGCGAGCAGCGCTGA
- a CDS encoding ABC transporter ATP-binding protein, producing the protein MLAKLLIRYLSRYRWLLVALLIFQFAAAMASLYLPRLNADIIDQGVARGDTGYIWSQGSLMLVISLGQIIASVIATYFAARAAMAAGRDIRRDVFEKVSGFSERELSQFGAGSLITRNTNDVQQVQMLAMMGATMLVSAPLLAIGGIVMALQQDVGLSWLLGVAVPALLVVVALVIARMVPLFRSYQSKLDGVNRVMREQLTGVRVVRAFVRERIEEERFRDANTDIMVVGRKVGSLFVLLFPLAMLVLNVTVVGVIWFGGIQVDSGDVQIGTLFAFMQYVAQILMGVLMASFMTVMIPRAAVSAERIGEVLDSHSALARPAHPVSTFPTPGAVEFDDVAFAYPGAEAPVVSGISFAARPGETVAIVGSTGAGKTTLVSLIPRLFDATGGAVRIGGVDVREADLDVLWTSIGLVPQRPFLFSGTVASNLRFGREDATDDELWRALEIAQGRDFVEEMEGGLGARIAQGGTNVSGGQRQRLAIARAIVHRPAVLVFDDSFSALDLTTDARLRQALWRELPHVTKIVVAQRVSTITDADRIVVLEDGRMAGLGTHDELLETSDTYREIVASQLGVQA; encoded by the coding sequence GTGCTGGCGAAGCTCCTCATCAGATATCTGTCGCGGTATCGCTGGCTCCTCGTGGCGCTGCTGATATTCCAGTTCGCCGCGGCGATGGCATCCCTTTACCTGCCACGCCTCAACGCCGACATCATCGACCAGGGCGTCGCGCGCGGAGACACCGGGTACATCTGGTCGCAGGGCTCGCTCATGCTGGTGATCTCGCTCGGGCAGATCATCGCGTCGGTGATCGCGACATACTTCGCCGCCCGGGCAGCCATGGCGGCAGGCCGCGACATCCGCCGCGACGTCTTCGAGAAGGTCAGCGGCTTCTCCGAGCGTGAGCTGTCGCAGTTCGGTGCCGGCTCGCTCATCACCCGCAACACCAACGACGTGCAGCAGGTGCAGATGCTGGCCATGATGGGCGCCACCATGCTCGTGAGCGCGCCGCTTCTGGCGATCGGCGGCATCGTCATGGCGCTGCAGCAAGACGTCGGGCTGAGCTGGCTGCTCGGTGTCGCCGTTCCCGCGCTGTTGGTCGTCGTGGCCCTCGTCATCGCCCGCATGGTGCCGCTGTTCCGCAGCTACCAGTCCAAGCTCGACGGCGTGAACCGCGTGATGCGCGAGCAGCTCACGGGGGTGCGCGTCGTGCGCGCTTTCGTGCGCGAGCGCATCGAAGAAGAGCGCTTCCGCGATGCCAACACCGACATCATGGTCGTGGGGCGCAAGGTCGGCTCCCTCTTCGTGCTCTTGTTCCCCCTGGCCATGCTCGTGCTGAACGTCACCGTGGTCGGGGTGATCTGGTTCGGCGGTATCCAGGTCGACTCCGGCGACGTGCAGATCGGCACGCTCTTCGCGTTCATGCAGTACGTCGCCCAGATCCTCATGGGCGTGCTCATGGCCAGCTTCATGACCGTGATGATCCCGCGCGCAGCCGTCTCGGCCGAACGCATCGGCGAAGTGCTCGACAGTCACTCGGCTCTCGCGCGCCCGGCGCACCCCGTCAGCACGTTCCCCACTCCCGGCGCTGTCGAGTTCGACGATGTCGCGTTCGCGTACCCCGGCGCCGAAGCACCCGTGGTCTCGGGGATCAGCTTCGCCGCCCGGCCCGGCGAGACCGTCGCCATTGTCGGATCGACCGGCGCCGGCAAGACCACGCTCGTCTCGCTCATCCCCCGGCTGTTCGACGCCACCGGCGGCGCGGTGCGCATCGGCGGCGTCGACGTACGCGAGGCCGATCTCGATGTGCTGTGGACGAGCATCGGACTCGTCCCGCAACGCCCCTTCCTCTTCAGCGGCACCGTGGCTTCCAACCTGCGTTTCGGACGCGAAGACGCCACCGACGACGAACTCTGGCGTGCGCTCGAGATCGCACAGGGCCGTGACTTCGTCGAAGAGATGGAGGGCGGTCTGGGCGCGCGCATCGCGCAAGGCGGCACGAACGTCTCGGGCGGGCAGCGCCAGCGCCTGGCGATCGCCCGCGCCATCGTGCACCGGCCGGCGGTGCTGGTGTTCGACGACTCGTTCTCGGCGCTCGACCTCACCACCGACGCCCGCCTTCGTCAGGCGTTGTGGCGCGAGCTGCCCCACGTGACCAAGATCGTCGTCGCGCAACGGGTGTCCACCATCACCGACGCCGACCGCATCGTGGTGCTCGAAGACGGACGCATGGCCGGTCTCGGCACCCACGACGAACTGCTCGAGACCAGCGACACCTACCGCGAGATCGTCGCCTCGCAGCTCGGGGTGCAGGCATGA
- a CDS encoding nitroreductase family protein — protein sequence MSVVIDRTARTDAPILDVLAERWSTRVFDPETPIDEAALRSALEAARWAPSGMNYQPWRFIVARRGTETFDRVVSSLMGFNQAWAPNAGALVVVLAESETEDGEARTWALYDTGQAAAHFTVQAHAGGLATHQMGGFVADDLRAAFDIEPRFVPVTVIAVGTLGDVEAAEEGLRQRELAPRERRTVAESLLVDE from the coding sequence ATGTCTGTCGTTATCGACCGCACCGCACGCACCGACGCGCCCATCCTCGACGTGCTCGCCGAGCGCTGGAGCACCCGCGTCTTCGACCCCGAGACCCCCATCGACGAAGCGGCCCTGCGCTCGGCCCTCGAGGCAGCCCGCTGGGCACCCTCGGGCATGAACTACCAGCCGTGGCGATTCATCGTCGCCCGCCGCGGTACCGAGACGTTCGACCGCGTCGTCTCGTCGCTCATGGGCTTCAACCAGGCCTGGGCTCCGAACGCCGGTGCGCTGGTCGTCGTGCTCGCCGAGAGCGAGACCGAAGACGGCGAGGCCCGCACCTGGGCGCTGTACGACACCGGCCAGGCCGCCGCGCACTTCACCGTGCAGGCGCACGCCGGCGGACTCGCGACGCACCAGATGGGCGGCTTCGTCGCCGACGACCTGCGCGCCGCCTTCGACATCGAGCCCCGCTTCGTGCCCGTGACGGTCATCGCCGTCGGCACGCTCGGCGACGTCGAGGCCGCCGAAGAGGGCCTGCGTCAGCGCGAGCTCGCGCCGCGCGAGCGCCGCACGGTCGCGGAGTCGCTGCTCGTCGACGAGTAA
- a CDS encoding ATP-dependent Clp protease ATP-binding subunit: MNATQQPGQEDARSALEQFGINLTDRARQGKLDPVIGRDGEIRRVSQVLTRRTKNNPVLIGEPGVGKTAVVEGLAQRIVAGDVAESLKNKELVSLDISALVAGAMYRGQFEERLKSVLKEITESDGRIITFIDELHVLMGAGGGEGSVAASNMLKPMLARGELRLIGATTLDEYREFIEKDAALERRFQQVYVGEPTVEDTVAILRGLKERYEAHHKVAIADAALVAAASLSNRYIPSRQLPDKAIDLIDEAASRLRMEIDSAPLEIDELRRHVDRLKLEELALKKEKDAASKERLATLRETLAAEQAKLDELQARWEQERASLNRVGELKTRLDAARVDAERAQREGNLERASRLLYAEIPALERELMVAEREEPAGDRMVNDQVTDEDIAAVIAAWTGIPVGRLLQGETEKLLHLERELGKRLIGQKDAVKAVSDAVRRSRAGISDPHRPVGSFLFLGPTGVGKTELAKSLADFLFDDEHAMVRIDMSEYGEKHSVSRLVGAPPGYVGYEAGGQLTEAVRRRPYSVVLLDEVEKAHPEVFDVLLQVMDDGRLTDGQGRTVDFTNVILILTSNLGSPILIDPTLSMDAKREQVQALVRQAFKPEFVNRLDDIVIFQALSQDDLAQIVELAVDALHKRLRERRLTLAVTPDARSWLAERGYDPVYGARPLRRLIQSEIQDRLAMAILAGTVRDGDVVRVDVASDGDSLMLVSTGPAAEESDDDVIEAEIVE; encoded by the coding sequence ATGAACGCCACGCAACAGCCGGGACAGGAGGACGCGCGGAGCGCCCTCGAGCAGTTCGGCATCAACCTCACCGACCGGGCCCGCCAGGGCAAGCTCGACCCCGTGATCGGGCGCGACGGCGAGATCCGCCGCGTCAGCCAGGTGCTCACCCGGCGCACCAAGAACAACCCCGTGCTCATCGGCGAGCCCGGCGTCGGTAAGACCGCCGTCGTCGAGGGCCTCGCCCAGCGCATCGTCGCGGGCGACGTCGCCGAGAGCCTCAAGAACAAAGAACTCGTGTCGCTCGACATCTCGGCGCTGGTCGCCGGGGCCATGTATCGCGGACAGTTCGAGGAGCGCCTCAAGAGCGTCCTCAAAGAGATCACCGAGTCCGACGGGCGCATCATCACGTTCATCGACGAGCTGCACGTGCTCATGGGCGCGGGCGGCGGCGAGGGCTCGGTCGCGGCCTCCAACATGCTCAAGCCCATGCTCGCCCGCGGCGAGTTGCGTCTGATCGGCGCGACCACACTGGACGAGTACCGCGAGTTCATCGAGAAGGATGCCGCTCTCGAGCGCCGCTTCCAGCAGGTCTACGTCGGAGAGCCCACGGTCGAGGACACCGTGGCGATCCTGCGCGGCCTGAAGGAGCGGTACGAGGCGCACCACAAGGTCGCCATCGCCGACGCGGCGCTGGTGGCTGCGGCATCCCTGTCGAACCGGTACATCCCGTCGCGCCAGCTGCCCGACAAGGCCATCGACCTGATCGACGAGGCCGCGTCGCGCCTGCGCATGGAGATCGACTCCGCCCCGCTCGAGATCGACGAGCTGCGGCGGCACGTCGACCGACTCAAGCTCGAAGAGCTCGCGCTGAAGAAGGAGAAGGACGCCGCGTCCAAGGAGCGGCTCGCGACCCTGCGCGAGACGCTCGCCGCCGAACAGGCCAAGCTCGACGAGCTGCAGGCCCGGTGGGAGCAGGAGCGCGCGTCGCTCAACCGCGTCGGCGAGCTCAAGACCCGGTTGGATGCCGCTCGCGTCGACGCCGAACGCGCGCAGCGCGAGGGCAACCTCGAGCGCGCCTCGCGTCTGCTCTACGCCGAGATCCCGGCCCTCGAGCGCGAGCTGATGGTCGCCGAGCGCGAGGAGCCCGCGGGTGATCGCATGGTGAACGACCAGGTGACCGACGAGGACATCGCCGCGGTGATCGCCGCGTGGACCGGCATCCCGGTGGGGCGCCTGCTGCAGGGCGAGACCGAGAAGCTGCTGCACCTCGAACGCGAGCTCGGCAAGCGCCTGATCGGACAGAAAGATGCCGTGAAGGCGGTGTCGGATGCCGTCCGCCGCTCGCGCGCGGGCATCAGCGACCCGCACCGCCCGGTCGGTTCGTTCCTCTTCCTCGGTCCGACCGGCGTGGGTAAGACGGAGCTGGCGAAGTCGCTCGCGGACTTCCTCTTCGACGACGAGCACGCCATGGTGCGCATCGACATGTCGGAGTACGGCGAGAAGCACTCCGTCTCGCGCCTGGTCGGTGCCCCTCCGGGGTACGTCGGGTACGAGGCGGGCGGCCAGCTCACCGAGGCCGTGCGCCGGCGCCCCTACAGCGTCGTCCTGCTCGACGAGGTCGAGAAGGCGCACCCCGAGGTGTTCGACGTGCTGCTGCAGGTCATGGACGACGGTCGCCTGACCGACGGCCAGGGCCGGACGGTCGACTTCACCAACGTCATCCTGATCCTGACGTCCAACCTCGGCTCGCCGATCCTCATCGATCCCACCCTGTCGATGGATGCCAAGCGCGAGCAGGTGCAGGCGCTCGTGCGGCAGGCCTTCAAGCCCGAGTTCGTGAACCGTCTCGACGACATCGTGATCTTCCAGGCCCTCAGCCAGGACGACCTCGCCCAGATCGTCGAGCTCGCTGTCGACGCTCTGCACAAGCGGCTCCGCGAGCGCCGGCTGACCCTCGCGGTCACCCCCGACGCCCGCTCGTGGCTCGCCGAGCGCGGCTACGACCCGGTGTACGGCGCCCGGCCGCTGCGTCGCCTGATCCAGTCCGAGATCCAGGACCGTCTCGCGATGGCGATCCTCGCCGGAACGGTGCGCGACGGTGACGTCGTGCGGGTCGACGTGGCGAGCGACGGCGACTCGCTCATGCTCGTGAGCACGGGACCGGCCGCTGAGGAGTCCGACGACGATGTGATCGAGGCCGAGATCGTCGAGTAA